The DNA window TCTCGCGACCTGCGGGACCTTCGTTCACCCCCGGGGAACCGACTTGAGCTCCTCAGGGGAGATCTCAAGGGCTTCCACAGCATTCGAATCAACAACCGTTGGCGCTTGATCTTCGTGTGGAAGGGCGCCGATGCTCACGACGTCCGCATCGTCGATTACCACCGCGACTGAAAGGTAGGAACAATGCTACCCGAGAACCGAATCCCTACTCATCCCGGAGAGATTCTTCAGGAGCACTTTCTGGAACCTTTAGAGCTAACCCAGGTCGCCCTCGCTGAGCACCTCGGGGTCCCGGTACAGCGAATCAACGAGATTGTTCGTGGTAAGCGGGGTGTTACTCCTGCAACCGCCTGGCTCCTGTCTCAAGCTTTTGACACCACCCCAGAGTTTTGGATCA is part of the Acidobacteriota bacterium genome and encodes:
- a CDS encoding type II toxin-antitoxin system RelE/ParE family toxin — encoded protein: MIVSFGDKATEDLFHNRKTRRVRQYPPEILRAALQQLDMLNSSRDLRDLRSPPGNRLELLRGDLKGFHSIRINNRWRLIFVWKGADAHDVRIVDYHRD
- a CDS encoding HigA family addiction module antitoxin, whose amino-acid sequence is MLPENRIPTHPGEILQEHFLEPLELTQVALAEHLGVPVQRINEIVRGKRGVTPATAWLLSQAFDTTPEFWISLQANHDLAVNRPSKEIPRLQRAG